The window TTATTCTCTCCAAACTTGTCTGACTGAGATGAAACTCTAGCAGCAACTGATTTGAGCATTTCCCTCACAGCTTCTTCTGCATTTAGCTGTACATAGGTCATATAGGCCTGAACAGTTTCCAAACCATACTGCTCAATCAGTTCTTTGATAAGGGAGATACCTCTCTGGTTTGCAGCTACTTGTGCATGTAGGTCTGATAAATTGTCTTGAAGCCGGCGAGTTCCAGGGATTTTATGAGCTGATTCCTGGAGAAGGTTAACAATTCCCTCTTCCTGAAAAATCCCCTTTTCTACAAGCTTAAATGCTTTAATTGCAGCTCCTTCTTCCCATATTGACTTTGAAAAGGGGGGCATGCTTCCAGGAGTAATACCCCCAATCTCTGCGTGATGTCCTCTacttgcaacaaaaaaaaccagcttACCATTATCAAACACAGGTGTGATGACAGTTATGTCAGGAAGATGGCTACCTCCGGCACTAGGATGGTTGGTGACCAAAACATCACCTTCATTCAAGTTTTCTCCCCAATAATTGAGCTGCCACCGAACAGTACTGGACATGGCTCCAAGATGCACAGGGACATGGGGGGCATTAGCAACTAGTCCCCCATCAGGGCCAAAGAGAGCACAAGAGAAATCTAGCCTTTCCTTGATATTTGTTGATATGGAAGTTCGCTGTAGCGTCCGTCCCATTTGTTCAGCTATTCCCATAAATCTGTGATTGAAAATTGAGAGCTGCACAACATCTGCAACTTTTTTGGCTATTTTCACGGTGCTCATGCTAGactcaatttcaattttgatgttTCCATATATCGTTATGATAGCTTTGCATTGGGGTTCCACTACCACCGTGCTATTTCCATTCATGATGATTGCAGGGCCAGGTATGATGTGTCCACAACCCAGATTATCAAGCTTGTATAGAGGTGTATCAAGCCACCCATTCCCGAAGTAAACCTTATAGTGGCCTTCCACTTCCAGGTTACCAGAAGTGGGTTCCAGTACTTGTGGCTTCAGTATGTTAGTGACTCCAATACCACGAACTCTGACGTCACATATAAGAATATTCCTATTCTGTAGCTTGAATCCGTACTCCTGCTGGAATAGCTTCACAAACTCCACTGCATAGTCGGACCCTGACCCCTCTTCATTGACATGTTTCTTCACCATGATGGCAGTATCCGTGCCCTCATACCGCAAGTTTAAATATGTTTCTGTTGTAATGTTCTCCTCTCTGAACCCTTGCTCCTGTAGCTTCTGCCTTATCTGCTTCAGTAACATATCTTCTCTATGGGAAGCCTCCAAGATGGAATCAGGGCCATAAACAGCAGAATATGGTTCTTGTGCCTCTTCAACAACATCTGCCAAGCCCATGCCATACGCACTTAAGATCCCACAGAATCTGTGAACAAGTACTTCTTTCATGCCCAACGACCTGGCAATGGCACAAGCATGCTGTGGGCCAGCACCTCCAAAGCAAGCAAGAGCATGGTTCCTTGTTTCATGGCCCTTCATCTCTGTCAACTGCCGTATCGGACGGCACATTGTTTCATTTGCAACATTCACAAATCCCAGAGCAATCTCTTCCACAGTCATGTCCTTAGCAGATGAATCTTGGCTCTTCCTATAGGAGTTTATTTGATTGGCAAGCTTCTCAAATTCTTCTCTTGTTGCCTTGATATCTAAAGGCTGATCTTCGTTGGGGCCAAAAATGGATGGAAAATGATCAGGAATGACAAATCCTAGAACGAGATTGGCATCGGTAACTGCCAATTCCCCACCTTTACGATAACAAACTGGGCCTGGATGAGCACCCACTGATTCTGGTCCTACCCGGAAAGCTCCAAACTGGAACTTCAACTTTGATCCACCACCAGCAGCAACAGTGCTTATGTCAAGTTGAGGTGCTTGAATAATGGCACCGGAAATCTGGGTTTCAAGGACCTGTTCATAACTCCCAGCATAACGGCTCACATCCGTAGATGTACCACCCATATCAAACCCAATAAGGGGCTTCTCtgtttcaagcccaaaaagTGTCTGCGAATAACCAACAACTCCACCTGCAGGACCAGACAAAACAGCTTTGTGTCCTGAAAACCTATTTTCCGGTGCAAGCCCTCCATCCGATTGCATAAACAAAACATTCACCTTACCCAACCCTTCATCAAATTTCGACATAAAACCTGACAAATAATCCTTGATAACTGGGGTTAAGTACGCATCCACGCTAGCAGTTAACCCCCGAGGAACAGCTCGAACCATGGGAGTCAAAGACGAAGACAAAGAAACATGTCGAAAACCCAAATCAACAGCAAGCTTTTCCACAGCCAATTCATGTTGCGGAAACGTATAAGAATGCATCAACACAACAGCCAAACAACTAATCCCTCTCTCCAACAACCCCTTCAACAAAGGCTTCAAACCTTGTTCATCAACCGGCTTCACAACCCTCACAAGCTCACCCGACACCCCTTTAACCACCGAACCCAAACCATCATCCCCACTCTCATCAACAACAAGCTGAACTCTCTCATCAACCTCAATAACCTCCTCATAAAGGTTGGAGGGTTTCGAAACCGTAAGATCAAAGATATTCGGACGAGCCTGATTACCAATCTGCAACAAATCCTTAAACCCTCGAGTGACACACAAAGCAATCCTCTCCCCTTTTCTCTCCAACAAGGCATTCGTAGCTACAGTGGTCCCCATCCTTATCCACTCAATCTTACTCGTGGGGATTTTGGAGGTTCTGGGAATCTTCTCTCCTGTATACTCCTCAAGAATCCTCCTAATCCCTTCCACCGGAGCATCCTCATAATTCGCCGGATCAACAGATAACAGTTTCAAATCCCGACCATCACTCTTGCCTGGAATTTCCGCATACACATCGGTAAACGTTCCGCCTCTATCTATACAAAATCtaagcttttcttcttcttttttcttcgaACTTCCCATCGAATGATCGATCAAtctatcaacaaaataaataacaatccaaATTAAAACAAGAGAGATGAAAAATCAGGTAGCCATTACTCGATTGATTGATTCAAaggaaatgagagagagagagacttacAGGGTGATTGAGGAAGAGAGTGAGGAAGGAGCAGCTGAGGTGGCAGTACCGTGGAGCAGAACTGGGTGGAGTCGTCCAGTTTTTAAACACTACCCTGCTGGCTGAGAGATATGGTATAAGCGGGGAAACGGCGACGTTATCGAATATAGCTTTCTCTCGcataattaataattgaaaaaaataaaggaaacctCGATTTAGTCCCAAACCTATATATTTATTGTCAATTACATCCTAAATTTATaggatttattaattaaatatcataagtttcatatatttattaattgttttcttttgtcgAGTTCAAGTCTAATTTGCATATTTTATACGCTAAAACGGCATTTGTTGTGATGAAAAAGTCAATGAGCATTACCATTTTAGGTTTTTGAAATGTTTGGGacctaatttataaaatctataGGTTTGGTAATTAACTGAAAATgagtatattaatttaaaactaaattgaGGTTTTCCAAGTATGTAATATGATAGTATTTAACATTGTAatattggttgttttttaagatgttttttaattataaatatattacaataatatttttttatttttaaaaatttatttttgatatcaatacataaaaaaataaaaaaattaattttaaaaaacaatttaaaacactACCTCCGCGCGCGTTTATATATAGACAGAAACAAGAATGTCGTACAATCTATGTATAATGGCTCTCTTGAACCCTCATTCGTTTTCAACAAGAAGTATCATGTTATAGCATAAACCAAGTTgtatgctgctgctgctacagGATGGATCTgtggatgagattgaaaaactaCCAAGCAAACATAACTTAATCTCCCACACGGAACAATATCTATGGAGGTACAGTACAGTACCTTGAAGGGCGTTGGAGGTCTTTCAGCCTTCATGTCTAGTAAAGATTCTTGAGTTTTTGGCGGGTGATTTCTAGCTGATGTAAGTGTTTGGGGCTCTCTTTAATCTAGGCCCACGCATAGTTTCTTTCTGCATAAAATGTTCCGGCATTGTGTTGCAGCTACAATGATCGTGTTTGCAGTATGATTGATGGTTGTTTTGAAATGTGATTATAGATATCAGTATAGGCAGTGTTTTGAAAAATCAGttaaagttgtgtttttttttttaaatatttttaatatgttttgatgtattaatattaaaaataaattttttaaaataaaaaatattattttactatttgtt of the Populus nigra chromosome 7, ddPopNigr1.1, whole genome shotgun sequence genome contains:
- the LOC133698890 gene encoding 5-oxoprolinase 1 — its product is MGSSKKKEEEKLRFCIDRGGTFTDVYAEIPGKSDGRDLKLLSVDPANYEDAPVEGIRRILEEYTGEKIPRTSKIPTSKIEWIRMGTTVATNALLERKGERIALCVTRGFKDLLQIGNQARPNIFDLTVSKPSNLYEEVIEVDERVQLVVDESGDDGLGSVVKGVSGELVRVVKPVDEQGLKPLLKGLLERGISCLAVVLMHSYTFPQHELAVEKLAVDLGFRHVSLSSSLTPMVRAVPRGLTASVDAYLTPVIKDYLSGFMSKFDEGLGKVNVLFMQSDGGLAPENRFSGHKAVLSGPAGGVVGYSQTLFGLETEKPLIGFDMGGTSTDVSRYAGSYEQVLETQISGAIIQAPQLDISTVAAGGGSKLKFQFGAFRVGPESVGAHPGPVCYRKGGELAVTDANLVLGFVIPDHFPSIFGPNEDQPLDIKATREEFEKLANQINSYRKSQDSSAKDMTVEEIALGFVNVANETMCRPIRQLTEMKGHETRNHALACFGGAGPQHACAIARSLGMKEVLVHRFCGILSAYGMGLADVVEEAQEPYSAVYGPDSILEASHREDMLLKQIRQKLQEQGFREENITTETYLNLRYEGTDTAIMVKKHVNEEGSGSDYAVEFVKLFQQEYGFKLQNRNILICDVRVRGIGVTNILKPQVLEPTSGNLEVEGHYKVYFGNGWLDTPLYKLDNLGCGHIIPGPAIIMNGNSTVVVEPQCKAIITIYGNIKIEIESSMSTVKIAKKVADVVQLSIFNHRFMGIAEQMGRTLQRTSISTNIKERLDFSCALFGPDGGLVANAPHVPVHLGAMSSTVRWQLNYWGENLNEGDVLVTNHPSAGGSHLPDITVITPVFDNGKLVFFVASRGHHAEIGGITPGSMPPFSKSIWEEGAAIKAFKLVEKGIFQEEGIVNLLQESAHKIPGTRRLQDNLSDLHAQVAANQRGISLIKELIEQYGLETVQAYMTYVQLNAEEAVREMLKSVAARVSSQSDKFGENNNVTIEEEDSMDDGSVIHLKLTIDSNKGEAFFDFSGTSPEVYGNWNAPEAVTAAAVIYCLRCLVDVDIPLNQGCLAPVGIHIPKGSFLSPSDKAAVVGGNVLTSQRVTDVVLTAFQACACSQGCMNNLTFGDNTFGYYETIGGGSGAGPHWDGTSGVQCHMTNTRMTDPEIFEQRYPVLLHKFGLRENSGGSGLHKGGDGLVREIEFRRPVVVSILSERRVHAPKGLKGGKDGARGANYLITKDKRRVYLGGKNTVEVQAGEILEILTPGGGGWGSC